In Cryptomeria japonica chromosome 5, Sugi_1.0, whole genome shotgun sequence, the genomic window TAGTATACATTTGTACAATTtagtgctatgccttgatatttaaagacattcaatatTTTAAGAttgtataaaaaattataataaatattatatattatatgtttacTAACTTCATTTATAAACATTAGTATATATGTTTAAGTTAATGTCtttgcatttaaaaaataaatatgtttttacttaacataacatttttttttcatatttgtatATTCTACTTCTATATTTCATTATGTAAACTATATAACATATAAAATTCTCTTCCTCAAATTCTTTGTTTGACATTACTGTAATAGTTATATAATTTGTTTATGAATAAATGTGTCAAAttcaattattatttatttttcattcgGAAAGAAAGCGAAACCTATTCACGAAGACAACTCCATATGATTTCTTAACAATATAAAATCTAACCAAATGCGTTCAGCTGGAAGTAGATGTGAAAAGGAATACATCCCTTTACTCACACTCCTGCCCAACATCATTATTTGGTCACGATCAATCGATCCTACTTAGAATTTAAGCTAAATCATCATTTATAACTGCCTTGGCCATAGCAATTCCTGTACACTATGAACATGCAAATATTTAAATCTCGAAAACATAATTTGAAAAAACAAACTTGCTAGTAAACTTCTGATACAGTGAAAAACTACTGTGAGGCTTTAAGAAAATTTACAATCAAAATCCAAAACATTATTGCCAAACGACTGTGATTAAGTATTCAACAACAAATGATCTTCATTTTGCATAGATCCAATAAAAGAACTCATACATCCAATACAATAAAATTATATAATCTCAAAGCTTAGATAGTTGCACTGTTAGATGGGCAGTATTAACATAGAAAGAAATTAATCCCTCATGGAGGATGATTAACAGTACACAGTTAGAAAGAATGCTATGCATTTCTACACTCAGAAGCTGGCCTTTGAGCCCCTTGGCACAACAAAACACTAGATGGGCAGCTCTCGAGACAATTGTTAGCAAAGCTCCCACTGATATTCTCACTAGAGATGTTCAAAAACTGAGGTGGAATCTCTCCACTTAGGTAATTCCCATCTAAATACAATCTAACCAGAGGGTGCACATCAGCAGCCGCCTTAGCACCATAATCTGCAGGGATTGGGCCATAAAACCGATTGTATCTCAGAGACAGAGAAGCCAGAGATTGCAGAGTTACAATGTTGGAGGGCAAAACCCCACTTATTTTGTTGAACCCAATATCCACAGCTACCAGTTGACTCTCCACCGCAGACAAATTTTGCACACTGATTGCAGTAAAGCTGTTGTTTGACAAATTCAGCTGCTGCAATTTAGGGTTGGATAACAAGAACCCATCAAAATTACCACTCAATCTATTGCAGCTAATATCTAACACACCCAGATTTTGAAGTCTACTCAAGCTTGAAGGCAACTGGCCAGTCaaaaaatttgatcttagaagcaTCTGTGACAGAGACACAGGCAGGTCTGATGGAATGGCACCCACGAGCCTGTTAGAGCTAAAATCAAAACTATCAAGATTTCTCAGCCCACCCATTGGAGGAATCATACCACTCAGCATGTTATAAGATACATCTAATGTAATCAAATTTTCCAAGCTATTCAAGGAATGGGGCAAAGACC contains:
- the LOC131063340 gene encoding receptor kinase-like protein Xa21 produces the protein MEFCKVVLQVLFLCSLCNLAWGKTSKSDIESLILFKYAVEESSIFPSTCLSSWNFSVDPCDYAGTSQFICGIRCDVKAKGRKRITSLTLDQPGYKGYLDPSIGNLRELTELYLAGNAFHGIIPQSISRLTKLNKLDLSGNMFSGSLPHSLGKLKSLQDLSLSNNRLSGSLPHSLNSLENLITLDVSYNMLSGMIPPMGGLRNLDSFDFSSNRLVGAIPSDLPVSLSQMLLRSNFLTGQLPSSLSRLQNLGVLDISCNRLSGNFDGFLLSNPKLQQLNLSNNSFTAISVQNLSAVESQLVAVDIGFNKISGVLPSNIVTLQSLASLSLRYNRFYGPIPADYGAKAAADVHPLVRLYLDGNYLSGEIPPQFLNISSENISGSFANNCLESCPSSVLLCQGAQRPASECRNA